From one Leishmania major strain Friedlin complete genome, chromosome 33 genomic stretch:
- a CDS encoding metallo-peptidase, Clan ME, Family M16: MLAASRLARGVAETVTRENFTISRLTNGLRVITCEDGNGITGMGLFSLNGPKFEEEGSFGAAAVMESLPLRSNTRMTTETISQSLGVFGNAYKVTNNREAMSVMLMMPRYHRKEGLDVLNGMWLHPTDNDEEFAVAKAQTLHRSSLMSRDATSMLFELVHKAGWSGRGLGNPLSPTEQQLEQLTLERFHAFHRRYTTPERTVLAATGVADHKTFVQEAEVRLQFPQATAPSLHSSSAETANKAAAATAQLHPYTGGCEYVQNTMAPESMNKFQEKNLSHIALFFQAIPMAHPDYFTFSVIQTLLGGGTSFSSGGPGKGMQTKLFREVLNREPNVHGMECITAWYSDGGLIGLYGSAPHEHVNNLLKIIIFQAASISQRVTPVHVEMAKNQLSSQLILLGEGREQLLNDMGFNLLVHNYTITPQETIQGSAQVTMARLHEVCAQLIEHPITFAVYGETKGMPEYRELVQALKKSYASLSKSTPA, from the coding sequence ATGCTTGCTGCGAGTCGTCTTGCCCGCGGCGTTGCCGAGACAGTCACGCGCGAGAACTTCACCATATCCCGTCTTACGAACGGCCTGCGCGTCATCACATGCGAGGACGGCAATGGCATCACCGGCATGGGGCTTTTCTCCTTGAACGGCCCCAagttcgaggaggaggggagctttggcgctgctgcggtgatgGAGTCGCTtccgctgcgcagcaacaCGCGCATGACGACCGAGACGATTAGCCAGTCACTCGGTGTGTTTGGCAACGCGTACAAGGTGACCAACAACCGTGAGGCCATGTCCGTCATGCTCATGATGCCGCGCTACCACCGGAAGGAAGGACTCGATGTACTGAACGGGATGTGGCTGCACCCAACCGACAACGACGAGGAGTTCGCCGTGGCGAAGGCTCAGACCCTGCACCGCAGCTCTCTCATGAGCCGAGACGCAACGAGCATGCTGTTCGAGCTTGTCCACAAGGCCGGCTGGAGCGGTCGTGGGCTCGGCAACCCGCTTTCTCcgacagagcagcagctggagcagctgacACTGGAGAGGTTCCACGCCTTCCACCGCCGCTACACCACGCCGGAGCGgacggtgctggcggcgacgggtGTGGCGGATCACAAGACGTTTGTACAGGAAGcggaggtgcggctgcagtTTCCTCAAGCGACCGCGCCATCTCTCCATTCGTCTAGCGCAGAGACGGCGAACAaggcagctgctgcaacaGCTCAGCTTCACCCGTACACGGGCGGCTGCGAGTACGTGCAGAACACAATGGCGCCGGAGTCCATGAACAAGTTTCAGGAAAAGAACCTTAGCCACATAGCCCTCTTCTTCCAGGCCATCCCAATGGCCCACCCCGACTACTTCACCTTCTCGGTCATTCAAACACTGCTGGGTGGCGGCACCTCGTTCAGCTCCGGCGGCCCTGGCAAGGGCATGCAGACCAAGCTGTTTCGTGAGGTGCTGAACCGGGAGCCGAACGTGCACGGCATGGAGTGCATTACGGCGTGGTACAGCGATGGTGGCTTGATCGGCCTCTACGGCTCTGCGCCGCACGAGCACGTGAACAACCTCTTAAAGATCATAATTTTCCAGGCGGCGTCGATTAGCCAGCGCGTCACCCCGGTGCACGTAGAGATGGCCAAAAACCAACTAAGCTCGCAGCTCATCCTATTGGGCGAGGGGCGTGAACAGCTGCTGAACGACATGGGTTTCAACCTCCTCGTGCACAACTACACGATTACGCCGCAGGAGACTATTCAGGGCAGCGCGCAGGTGACAATGGCGCGTCTCCACgaggtgtgtgcgcagcTGATTGAGCACCCGATCACGTTTGCCGTGTACGGGGAGACGAAGGGGATGCCGGAGTACCGTGAGCTAGTCCAGGCTCTGAAGAAGTCGTATGCGTCCCTGAGCAAGAGCACACCGGCGTGA